The DNA sequence GGCCCAAACTGTTTGCCAATCCTAAACATCCCTATACCCAGGCGCTGCTTTCCGTTGTTCCCCTGCCTGACCCCACATTGCGCAATCGCCCCAAAACCGTACTGCGCGGCGAAATCCCCTCGCCCCAAAACCCGCCCAGCGGCTGCCGCTTCCACACCCGCTGTTCGCTGGTGATGGACAAATGCAAACTCATCGAGCCGCCAATGACCGAAGTGGAAGCAGGTCACCGCGTGGCATGTCATCTCTATCAACCATGAAACCATCTATCAAAATTCTTTGGAATGTGCGTATCCCCATGCGCGACGGCGTGACTTTATCCGCCCGCGTCTATTGTCCACATCCATCCGACCCGCAACCTGTCATCCTGACGATGACGCCCTACGGCGCCGACCAC is a window from the Chloracidobacterium sp. genome containing:
- a CDS encoding ABC transporter ATP-binding protein, producing the protein QLVEHAERPKLFANPKHPYTQALLSVVPLPDPTLRNRPKTVLRGEIPSPQNPPSGCRFHTRCSLVMDKCKLIEPPMTEVEAGHRVACHLYQP